A single region of the Fusarium fujikuroi IMI 58289 draft genome, chromosome FFUJ_chr05 genome encodes:
- a CDS encoding related to microtubule-interacting protein → MQSNLLARETGDLRHQDFTRSITSELLRSFAPAPQHRFNGERTPKHSATDVGERVHNLRAHGAGVNTLALEKFDGRILLSGGAEGGIKVWNLEDAENPNKLHTFRPVSSIARSTREESSLGHSHGVTHVAFYPFDPDAFLSSSYDKKLKLWATQRCTLSATFDLNATIYSHSTSPVADHLIVACATQNPAVRLVDLKSGSAVQALVAHGGPVLSTAWSPRHEHILVSGHADGKVRIWDIRRSGGVVALLDQEDSLGVVHKMKHLSATGMDSSKIPHFRASAQAHDDAVNGLQWTDDGKYIISAGLDRRIRVWDAATGANTLASFGSLIQNQHAKTASILVSPAHLTSGNSLLFWPNDQEILILDLHDGHVVTRLRSPGVTNPIGPRGGEMGRNRITSIVWRASGGTGRPVGPIMGGGNSVGAVYSSHMDGKIRAWAPQIPGPEDVAAEEEMHEEEEAKQKKRKAVDDAYRSLMGKKITFT, encoded by the coding sequence ATGCAGTCCAACCTTCTCGCTCGTGAAACGGGCGATCTCCGCCATCAAGACTTTACTCGGTCCATCACTTCTGAACTCCTACGTTCTTTTGCGCCAGCTCCTCAGCACCGCTTCAATGGCGAGAGAACGCCCAAGCATAGCGCTACGGATGTAGGCGAGCGTGTGCACAATTTAAGAGCACATGGCGCAGGCGTTAACACACTCGCCCTTGAGAAGTTCGATGGACGTATCCTCCTCTCTGGGGGGGCTGAAGGAGGCATCAAGGTCTGGAATTTGGAAGACGCTGAAAACCCCAACAAGTTGCACACTTTCCGCCCCGTGAGCAGCATAGCCAGGTCCACGAGAGAGGAGTCTTCTCTTGGGCATAGTCACGGTGTCACTCATGTTGCCTTTTATCCTTTCGATCCGGATGCTTTTCTTTCAAGTTCTTAcgacaagaagctgaagctatGGGCGACTCAGCGTTGCACTCTATCGGCTACCTTTGACCTGAACGCAACTATCTACTCACACTCTACCAGCCCTGTAGCAGATCATCTTATTGTGGCGTGTGCCACGCAAAACCCAGCAGTTCGGCTGGTGGATTTGAAATCAGGGTCCGCTGTACAAGCTCTTGTAGCACATGGCGGCCCTGTTTTGTCGACTGCATGGAGTCCGCGCCACGAGCATATTCTTGTCAGTGGCCACGCAGATGGGAAAGTCAGAATATGGGATATTCGTCGTTCTGGTGGTGTTGTGGCGCTGCTCGACCAGGAAGATTCACTGGGCGTCGTTCACAAAATGAAACATCTCAGTGCCACGGGGATGGATTCCAGTAAGATCCCACACTTCCGTGCCTCGGCACAGGCGCACGATGATGCAGTAAATGGCTTGCAGTGGACCGACGATGGGAAATACATCATCTCAGCTGGTCTCGACCGTCGCATTCGTGTTTGGGACGCTGCCACGGGGGCTAATACTCTCGCCAGTTTTGGCTCTCTTATTCAGAATCAACACGCGAAGACAGCAAGTATTTTGGTTTCTCCAGCGCATCTCACAAGTGGCAATAGTCTTCTATTCTGGCCAAATGATCAGGAAATTCTTATCCTCGATCTTCATGATGGCCATGTTGTGACACGGCTCCGGAGCCCAGGCGTGACGAACCCTATAGGGCCACGAGGGGGCGAGATGGGAAGAAACAGAATCACGAGTATAGTTTGGCGCGCATCAGGGGGGACGGGACGCCCAGTTGGTCCTATTATGGGCGGCGGCAACTCGGTTGGGGCCGTATATAGCTCCCACATGGATGGGAAAATTCGAGCTTGGGCACCCCAAATACCTGGACCTGAGGATGTCGCCGCGGAAGAAGAGATgcatgaggaagaggaggctaaacagaagaaaagaaaggctGTCGACGATGCATATAGAAGTCTTAtgggcaagaagatcaccTTTACGTAG
- a CDS encoding probable Autophagy protein 5, producing the protein MSSSIPQALWNARIPLHITHPASPTTPFITTIPRFSYLALLIPRLSIFFNSPCSSFHFEDVQLRNLAVGLLVDLYQPRLPWRLTVNDGVGWDIADTFLNCVKEADFIRNGNANQIMKMSKDNTTQLWNAVIDNDQTSFNRINSHLLNAPTALKHVPIRVYIPTTASDSSSQASSEQATFKVIQSLVPATGSDRRPRVLGQALKEMLPGLFPSSRDPILAKVVMHGAGVPFDAPLEELMREASYPDGWICLVVIVL; encoded by the exons ATGTCCTCTTCCATCCCACAAGCTTTATGGAACGCCCGGATTCCGCTGCACATAACCCATCCAGCCTCACCGACAACACCTTTCATCACTACTATTCCGCGCTTCAGCTACCTGGCTCTTCTCATCCCAAGACTGTCGATTTTCTTCAACTCTCCCTGCTCCAGTTTCCACTTTGAAGATGTACAGTTGAGGAACCTGGCTGTGGGATTGCTGGTAGACCTGTATCAACCCCGCCTGCCGTGGAGGTTGACCGTGAATGATGGAGTGGGCTGGGATATTGCGGATACTTTTCTCAACTGCGTGAAGGAG GCTGACTTCATCCGCAATGGCAATGCAAACCAAATCATGAAAATGTCAAAAGACAACACCACCCAACTTTGGAATGCCGTCATAGACAATGACCAAACGTCCTTCAACCGTATCAATAGCCATCTACTCAACGCACCAACAGCACTCAAACATGTCCCCATTCGTGTCTACATCCCTACCACCGCCTCGGACTCATCGTCACAAGCGTCTTCCGAGCAGGCCACCTTCAAAGTCATCCAGTCTCTTGTCCCAGCGACAGGTTCAGACCGCCGCCCTAGAGTCCTGGGCCAGGCTCTCAAAGAGATGTTACCAGGGCTATTCCCAAGCAGCCGAGATCCTATTCTCGCCAAGGTGGTGATGCACGGAGCTGGGGTACCATTTGATGCACCCTTAGAGGAGCTGATGCGGGAAGCATCATACCCCGACGGATGGATATGCCTGGTTGTTATTGTGCTGTGA
- a CDS encoding related to integral membrane protein produces the protein MALDRVVSLILRAAELVFAAIVAGVNGEYLHNARGASSWQLGRFIYTEVVAALGILFSLLLLIPFSSTFVHWPLDIFMSINWWIVFGLLVDLIGNSCGRVFDWDNVHPVHGDQCGKTKAVIAFSFLSALLWLVSALVGFFWVRRRERTVARAEAAHHNRRRGPWFRSRV, from the exons ATGGCTCTCGATCGTGTCGTCAGCTTGATTCTGCGTGCTGCAGAGCTGGTATTTGCAGCCATCGTCGCAGGCGTCAATGGCGAATACCTGCACAATGCCCGCGGCGCAAGCTCATGGCAGCTCGGCCGGTTCATCTATACTGAAGTCGTTGCCGCGCTGGGAATATTGTTCTCCTTGCTGCTCCTCATTCCATTCTCGAGCACTTTTGTTCACTGGCCTCTGGACATCTTCATGTCCATTAACTGGTGGATCGTCTTTGGTCTGCTCGTCGAT CTCATTGGAAACTCTTGCGGCCGTGTATTTGACTGGGACAATGTGCATCCAGTTCACGGAGATCAGTGTGGGAAGACCAAGGCCGTGATCGCCTTTAGCTTCCTGTCGGCACTTCTCTGGCTTGTTTCGGCTCTCGTGGGCTTCTTCTGGGTGCGCCGACGTGAGCGTACCGTTGCCCGTGCTGAGGCGGCTCACCATAACCGCCGCCGGGGACCCTGGTTCCGCAGCCGTGTCTAA